The window AGCACTTGCATGAAGATTTTGCATTCATTCAATCATAATAGAAAATCAAAAAACTTGTTGAATCCAAAAATATTCTTCAATCAGACATTAAATCTACTGTCGGTTCCCTCTGTTGTAATGTGGTAGCATAACAACAGCTTAAAGGACATCTTTAAAATAATCTGTTTACATAAGACATCACAAATATAGCTTCTGTTGAGTATTTATCTACATAAGACATCACAAATATAGGTTTCTACATCTATTTTGGCAAAAGGCAGTCATGGCAGCGCAGCAGATACAAGTATTGATTTTCCTGCTATTGCTCATGTTTTGTCCCACTGTTCCATTAGGGTCAGAAGCTCTGTTCAGGTCAGATGGGATGACACCGAAAACTGTGGCATAGACCAGGCCAGGATATGACATCATGTCACCAGGAATCCAAACCGGGTTTACTGTGTACCCAGTCACAAGCCACTGCAAaggacagatacagacagattaTGAGATTACGTAAGTGAAACATAATTCACAATCTTTTTCCTTTCCAGTAAATGAACAATGAGGAATTTGGCATATTGGTTGTTCGGGAGGCTTTCTCATTTAATCTAGATGTCTACTGAGTTCCTCCAGGGAAACAACGTCTTTTCATGGCCCAAAGGGACATTTCCCAGCACTATTATATGATTTATGCTGGGGTAGTTAATATAGGGCTATTTTTAGCTTTATCTTTGGGCATCTTGTTGACATACATGTTCAAGGAGGCTGAAGGAGACATTGTAGCAAGGATTACCAGatggattattgttttagatAATAGCAAGAAATACTTTTCTTTTCTGCAatcttctcttttctttttcataaTGATTTAAAATTAATAACCTTTTCCTTTTGGTCTCTGACCTTTAGGAATTTAATCTACCATGATGACAGATCCATCTGGTactcacatgttttttttttgtggttattatatgtgtttgttttttttgtcaatcaACGAGACGGTCTGCTACCAGCTCCTATCCTCTGGAATGTGGCCTAAGGATTAGTGACACGTGACTACGTACTAGACATTCACTGGAAGATGAGATCTCCCTTACTCAACATGCTATAACCCCACATTCCTTACCACAGGAGAAACAATGACGGAAACACAGTTGTGTATACATGCAACTGTGTGGAGGAAAGACTGAGGAATAATCCCAGACAAAGTCATCTTAGAAAACTGCATGTAAGTGTACATTTTTCTCCCTGTCGCTCACTATTCACTCTTACCAGGTCGCAGTCGTGTCACTAGCAGCCCTTCTTCTCTTTTCTGCTGTTGtgtctcctcttcttcttcctcattCTCACTGTTACAGTGCCCATCCCTGGTCCTTCCCCCTGCGGCCTCCACCTCACTGGCCCGTAGGGCTACCAATCGGTGGTGAATGGCTACGTAGAGGCGAGCCACATCCCTGGCACTGCCCTGGATGAGGAACACCCGAACGGCCTGAGTCTCCATATCGGTGGCTGTCACCTGGAGGTTACGACGGGCAGGGCGacgcaggtgtgtgtgtggccagagCTTAGTGTTGAGGATGACCTTGAGACTGCCCTGGTGCCTCATCACTGTTTTGATCAGAGGAAGGCAGGTGTGATGCATACAGTATACGATACAcacagaggatgagagagatgaAGAAGCAGAGTGACAGGAATGGTCTTCCTCATGATGCTAGGAACGGTTACATTTCACATGAAACTTTCCTGAGCTGATCTCAACGGGCTAGTTCAGGGCTTTGGCAATGTAGAGCCTTATGAACTTGTTGATATCATTTGTATGTCTTTGAGACCAGTTCGATGGATGTTAAGGGGAGTTTACAGCCTGACCTCTTTGTAGTTATGCTTGTCTTGCTAGAATGGTACAGAAACATGTTGAGGAAACAATGATCCACTAGTATATCTGACACTGAGGGAGCAGATATAGGCCTACTTCGGCCACATCTTGGATTATCACTAAGAGATAATGCTTTGTCTAATATATGATTTACTTTAATCCAGATTGTTCATAGCCTTGAGTTATGTTATGACCTCAGCCTAGCAATGGGGGAACAAAAATACCTAGAAGGATTATAGTCTTGACTAATGTATAGTCTTGACTAATATTTGGGTCTGGTACTAGCACTGAGAGAACAGATAAGGAATGAGCACATAATGGGAAGTTTGGCCTTCagtttttggaaaatgttactgactaagtaggaaaacatgtctgtgtctgttggtttCAGACATCACAATGTAATACTAAacctttaaaatgcatttccaCAAACAAAATTCCTATTAATGGTGAACTCACCTATCCTGGACTGCAGCTCTCCTTTGGTCCCTGAGGCTAGATCATTGAGTCGCAGGACACCTCTTCCTCGTTCGGTCCATGACTGAGTTCTCTTTTCCAGGACAAACAGTTTACAGGACAGCTAAAAAAAATAGGAAGAAGGCTACCATTTCTTAGTACAACATAACATGCCCTCACCCAGAGAGATGCCACAGCCCTAACAACTGGGAAGTGGTGCTGGCGTGCATATTGGTGGGGGGGTCCACAGGACCCATAGATATATAGAAACATATTGGGCTAGTTTTGGAGAGATCTTTGGAGAGATGACAGTTTAGTTTTGTATCTTCTCTGCCTCACCTGGACCACattgctctccttctcctccccagTGAGCAGCTGAACCTGCCGGAGCCTGACCACACGCTGCCTCCTACAGGAGGCAGTGTAAGCTGCCGCGGATTCCCTCAGACTGCTCCACCCAGCACCTAACGACACAAACAGAAATCTGCAGTTCTGAAAGACATCCACTGAGAGGCAGTAAATTGCTTTCAGATACGAGGCGTATGACTGGCCCTCTGGGGCCTTCGTCTGGCCGACCATTGAACCAGCGCATAACCTGTGGCCCTGCAGGACTAATGATTTACCTTCATGGCTTGACTCAAAGATAGAGGCTTCCGAATCAGAAGAGCTGCAATCAGAATCTTCACTGCTGGGTGATTTTTGTGGTCTCTATTCAAGGGTGAGAAAGTGACAGTGTTTTTATACAAGCAATACGTTTTTTAAAGACCTTTCAAGTGTGATGACATCATATACAGTCATGGTCAAAAGTTTTGGCACGCTTGTACTTTCTTCAAATAACTCACATTATAACTGAAGGTCAGTGGAAACTGACCAAAGTGTTTGGTCTCCACAgttgtttatttcactgttaattTCACAGAGATTTAATTTTGATTCAAAAGCAATTATATCGTTATAATtcagaaaatgaacagaaatggcATTGACATATTTATTGACCCTCTAGACCCAATATTTTGTAGCATAGCCTTTTGCTTCCTGGATGAGCTTCCTACAACTCTGTTCTGGCGGTTTGACGCACTCTTCCAATTTCCTCCAGTTCTCCCAGATTTGAAGAGTGCCTCCCAACTGCTATTTTCAGATCTCTCCACAGTTTTTCAACAGAATTTACAGTAGATATGGTCTCATTGCAGGCCACCTCCCAACAgtcaattgttttgttttaaaccaTTCCTGGGTGCTTTCCCCCCCCAAAAGTGTGTTTGGATTCAATATCCTGCTGTAAGAGTCATGACCTTCAACAGAGACacagctttctgacactgggttTGATATTGTAGAAAGGAGTAATTTTTTCTATTAAGGTGCTTCAAGAAGGGGCCAATAATATTGTTTGGGTCATCTTTGTGGAATAAGTCAAGATTTAGTAAATTATATGAATTTCTTTGGTGCAAaccaaataaatgcatttgtggataccaaaatattttcatcaGAATATCATCAGTTTTctaaattaaatgcattatttgaataaagtgcaaggCTGCCAATAGTTTTAGCCACAACTATATTTAATAGTCATCTTATACAAATTACTATTATTTACTTATGTTAGTGGAGCTGTTCTGAAAGTCTAAACTCACCAAAACTCTCTCACTCATATTTTCCCCAAATACAAACTGGACTCTGTCTGAGGTGGAACCTTCTCCCTTCATCCTGAGAAGGGTGAACAAGAGGTCAAAAGAAAGGTCAGCATGTTTCAGAACCACATCTGTGCTTTAAGCCAGGTCTCTCACCCCACATATCCCTGACAGAGGAAACAACTCAACACAACCCAGTCAGATTAAATGCAAGCCAACCCATTCTGGGTCTGTACAGGAAGTTGTCGCAACACCCTATTGAACCAAATCTCAGCCAGTATATGTACAAAACCACTTCCTTCATTCCAGTGAAACATTCCTACTTTCATTTTTAAACCGGTGGCCTGCGTACCTGAAAACCTGAGGGGATGTCTGGGGATGTAAAACACTCGCAAGGGGTGAGGAGTGGTCAGTTGTGACGCTGCAGCAATCATCTGAGTTGTCATTGCTCACCTgaatgaaaaaatgaaatgcaaaacgtattatattattttacagtcctattgtatttctgataaattacAGTAGTGGCCACTTGAGTCCAAAAGTCTACTTAACTCTTGCATCAacggaaaaaataaataataaaattgtgTCTGGATGTGGCAAGTTTGGGAGTAGAGAGAATGCTATTTAGCAATAACAGTGTGGTCTTCTGAGACCAATTCAAACCGGTTTTGTGGTTTGAATACCCTTAGGCAATGGCACCACCACAGCTGAAGTCAGACCGAAGtccttaaatattttaaagCTCATAAAGTGTTCAATGTCTCCGAATGTTTTACCCAAAAGACACTTTTCAATTCACTCCGAATTAAGACCTTTTCGGGGACAATAGCTGCTTGTTCAGAGGGACCTGCCCAGGAGGACAGAGCCGTGATCCTAACAGAAGGGTgtgagaccagagagagagaagcagaaggGAACTGTGGAATACCTCAGACTGGTGTGGCTGTGACGACACGTTCCAAGGCTCGGGGCAGACAAGACGTGCAGGCTGAAGTAATGACCGTCTCACCCTGTTCAGAGGGCACACTGCACAGAGCCAGGAAGGGAGGGACAGGAAAGTGAGAAGCACAGTAAAGATAGACGTACTATTAAATGGATGAACTAATGGTCATTCAGACAACTGGTGGTCCTACTAGTTCAGGACACTAAAACACAAGACCAGATATTAAAGCCTATAAACCTGTGTTTGGTGAAATGCTGTTCCGGTTGCACAGATTTGAAGGCATGAAGATATTCGATCTTGAGActaggagagaggggagaggagatcTGTTCAGAAAAGGTTTCCACACCAAGGCatgtgtactacatagggaaagCCTAAACGTGACCCAGACTCATGTCAAAGtgacatccacatgagagcCAACAGCCATCAGTGAGGTTTCATGGTGGTGATTTGTGAGGAGCAGGTGAAGGCTGCAGTGACACCGAAACTGAACAAGCGAAAGAGATACTAGGGGCTGCTGGGAAATGGCTGCCGAGTACTGCCTTCTGGGAATGTGAGGCCCCTGACAGGAATGGTGTGACTGGACCTAAAGCAAATACTGCCACTGAACACAGACGGAATACCCATCAAGACCGTTCGCTGATGAAGCATTGCTTCTTTTTTAAAAGATCAGATCATTCGCCCTAATAAGATATATTAAGGCGGGTCAAGGAATAAACGTATTACTTGTTTTCTGAGGGATCGTATGGCACAGAGAACGTCTTAGAGAGGAAAGACAACAGGATCCATGTGATAGATTTTGTTTACCTGGAAGCGGcgggggaaaagagagggaaccTGATCGCACTCGTCTACCGCTGTCACAGGAGCCTATCGGAGACACCGGAAGAAATGAGAGTGGTCATGTTAGCCGGCGGCCGGCGTTGAGTCTACAGGAACATGACATGCAGAACACTGACAGGTGGAATAACCACACTGTCATCACAGACCAATCATTCTAGAAAGTCCCAGTTTCATTTGAAAGActtccttcattatttccttTCATtatcagggtgtgtgtgtattattccTTACATTAATAATGTAAGGAAATGTGGAAAAAACGAAACAATTCACAGATCAAGATAAAGTATTGAGGCCATGGACCTTGTACACTCACCTTTCCTGTTTCTGTTGTTGGGGTTCGGGTAGGTGAACGATCTGACTCGTTTGTTTGAGCTGATTCCAACTATTTGaagaagaggaaaaagaggaatAACCCAGTTTAGTATTTGCATGTAGACAGTGACAATGTAATCGTCCTGTTATGACATGCAGCGGCTGTGGCAAGTAACAACACTCACCAGAGTTCTCCTCCCATCTCTCGGCTCTTctctgtcaacagaaagaagATTTCAGTGTATACCACGTTTCTCAGTGCCACCATCCTCTGTACACACTACCAACTATGAGGACATACAGGTTACCTTCATGGTTGCAGAGTTCTTTTGGAAGATGAACATCGGTGGGGCAAGAACGTTTTTTTCTGTGGGGAGGGGGACGAAACCACCAGTAGCACAGTTATTAGAATTGCCTTTGTTGCAGtttgactgaatgactgaagtcctccattttctttcatttcaaatgtaaacattttaaaccacAACATTTATTGTGATGTAGCCATAAATTGTGACCCTTTTCTGGTGACCTAATTAACACCAACCCTTCTCTGTCCGCAAAGCAGCTCACCAAGTATTTTATCAtggttttttttctatttgcaACCCTAGCTGTGTAACATCTGCCGATATTCTGAAGAGATACACATACTTTATCATGTacttattattatgtttatgaAGGCCTATAGCACTAtagattattattatgtatattcACATGTATTGTGTGCcattacatatatttacatgtactgtgtattataacccatattaacatgtttattattatcTATAACCGTATTGTGCTGTGTTACGTTCTGCTTGGACCCCAAGGAAGAGTACCCACTGCCAAATTGTAAATACTGTCTCCAAAATAAACATCTAACCCAAGAATATGACAGCATTTCATATTGACTGACTCTGGTcatttctttccattttccACAAGTTAATCTGACCTCAACCGTAACTGAGTTAAAAAAGATTATACTGaaacagaaataataaaaataataataataaccacgAAATGGTAAAAACAGCACACGCTGTTACACCAGTCATCTAAACTGCCAAGCTAGGAGAATAAACATCAATTaacccttcacacacacagccagctaAACAACCTGTTACCAAAGATCCATTGATGCACTGATACAGCCAAGAACCTGAAATGTCACAGCGGCAAAATAAATCgtcacaatcaatcaatcaatgacatgtatttataaagcctttttacaacagcagttgtcacaaagtgcttttacagaaacgcccggccttaaatcccaaggagcaaacaacagtagtgttgaatttcagtggctgggggaaaactccctaagaaggccgaattttaagaagaaatctagaggacccaggctcagaggggtgactagtcctcttctggctttgccgggtaagatattaagagtccaattggaataattaataaatgcatgtgggctaaatccagagtctatttaaatttagactaggtcagaagtatgaccagatggacaaggacagggacagcaacaggccccccaaaccaggtactccgcaggtgtggaccaggacctcatgtccttctaaagtttaaaacggagactgggaaaattcagaaaattccttcctcatatcaacaacgatttatagtggagaaggagaacttagtggggaaggagaactgacccaattcCCCAGCACAATACTATAGCAGcttaagaccttggaactgagacgggggttTCGGcaatcaatagtgtcaaaagcaacactaagatcaagaagcaacaggacggatgcggaacctttgtctgaggccattagaaggtaatttgttaccttcaccaGTGCAGTCTccgtactatgatgggatctgaaaccggactggagcatttcataaatgttattagtcttcaggaaggcattcagttgttgggaaacacatttttgaagatttttgagaggaacaggaggttcgatattggcctttaattgtttaatatgtcgggatccagattagatttttttagaagaggcttaatttccgcaattttttgtgagtttggtacacatccggaggaaagggatcaatttattatgttcagcgttggctgacctagcacaggaaatagctcctgttggaatcgggtctagctgacagtttgtgggtttagaactcgttacaaattttgtgaatgtgtcgagcaatATGGTATCAAAAAATataagtgtccccattgacacctggtcagggaggttcaggacattttgaggacaactgagattttgaggaccataactatttaaggaggagtcagttatttgttttctaatggtgatgatcttttcatcaaagaagttcatgtattcattacaactaaagtgaagacccacttcacttgttgagctttgcttttttgttaacttttcaactgtatcgaagagacattttggattgtttttgttcacctcaatcaggttggagaaataagctgattgagcagacgtgagtgattttcggtattgtagtgtactgtctatccaggctagtctgaacacttccaacttggtggagtgccaccttcgctccaattttctggaggcttgcttaagtgctctagtattgtcaaagtaccagggagcaagtttcttgttgcgtatttcttgtggtgcaactgtgtctaatgtatttcacagtgttgagtttagatcctcgatttgatcgtttacagatttatttactctgtcgttaatgagcgaacttatTTATAGTACGgcaatttatagtacagcttttgaaattcattgtttgcggagcaagtggatttcttgttttaaccgtaaatgtaataagacagtgatccgataatccaggattttggggggaaattattagatctaaaatatctatttctcgtgacggGACTacatctaaggtgtgattgtggcaatttgttggacctgagacatgttggataaaacccattgagtcaattatggcttcaaagactttttgaagaggatcattggacttttccatatgaatattgaaatcgccaaaaatttgaatattatctGCCAtcactacaaggttagacaagaattctggaaactcattgaggaacattgtgtatggcctggggcgcctataaatagtagctatgtaaaacgatttatcggcctggttaaccttcatgagtaaaacttcaaaagaatgaaaatcagtgatgtgtttgagagtaaatttatatttactgtcataaatattagcaacaccccctccttttcgggatgcacgagggatatgatcactagtataaccaggaggagaggcctcatttaaggcaattaattaatcaggctttagccacgttttacataaaccaataacatctagtttatgatcagagaataattcatttactgcaactgcctttggagcaagggatcgaACATTTAgcagtcccattttgagatgcaaggtgatacagtcatttttatttttatttgtgaccgaggtggaggaaggctttatcttaataaggttgtttttgttagcactaccttgtttaacttttctcagcctggaacgagtcacagtggcaataggtaaagctgtactaactactatgctatgctatcgacagactccactatgctagcaggctggctaacagcacGTCAATGATCCAACAATGCAATTGGTAAGTCACGTTAAAAGGGCCCAAAGAGTGATGTTCTATAGGCTCGCCCGCAGTCCTGGAGATGTCAATCATCATTCCTCCCCAATGTTTCATCTTAATGAATGGAGGCTCAGACACCCAAGGCCTCTTATGTCAGACACCCAAGGGGGCTCTGGGAGCTGGGGACAGGTCCGCCGTGGCAGGGATGAGTGATGGGACATTAGTGGGTGTGCTGCCCAGCTAGGCAGAAGAAGCCAAGGCTTGGCTTTGGGTCCGACTCACTGAGACCGGTCCAGACCTGTATGGAGGATATAAATACCCGGGGACTGTCACTGACCTGACCTAATTCTATCAACTGTACTTGGAGCCATTGAGTAATGGCTTGTGGTGTGCTAATTCACACGTTGAGCACTGTGGCTCTCTGTGCTGCCCGGGCTTACTCTGGGCACGGGGGGTCATGATGTTCACACTTCATGGCCCGTGACTGATGATCACTTGGAGCAGCCCCAGGCATACTGTGCAATGACTACTGATCATCCAGATGCAGAATAATAGTGTGGACCATTCACTGTGGGCCAGAATGGTGGACACATCTTAAGCTCAGTCCCGGGCTAAACTGACAGTCCCCACTGAGCTGGATTTCTGTAGTCCACGGCTGGGTTTAATATGTGCCCACGAAAGTGTGATGTGTATTGACGTTTGCCGCCGGAACGTGTTTTGCATCTTTCGCATTTCTGCTGCTGCTCAGCTTTCCTTGAAAGCCAGGAGGTACAGTAACGTGTCAGTGGACGCTATTTCGGCCACAAGCCCCAGTAATCCCGTCTGTGACCTACTGGGGAAGTAAGATCCCACACAACCTATTACTAACCCCTGTTCAAGTCTGAGGACTTAACGAGTAGACAGAGAAGGAATGACAGTTTACATTACTCTCCAAGTAGTGCCAGAGAAGAGTGATTACTACTCTTAACATATACTAAAATAACAGCATGTACAGGTGATCATCATTTGCTCTCATGTCTTGCTACACTGTCTGCCCTCTTTCCAGAAGTTTGGTCAGCCCAGCCAACTCAGTTATGTTGTTACACCCATCGCATCTCCCCCATATTGACTCTCCTTCTTtcacccctgccccccccccccgcccctcacTCCCCCCTCTTTCTGCACTCCTCTGTCTGGGGGAGACACGCTGTTAGTTACAATTTAGGGTTATCATAGGTCTGTGTCCAGAGGTCAGCCTTGAACAGAGGTCAACCAGCTTTTACATATGCTGTCAACCAGCTCATACAGAGGTCAGGCAGCTCATACAGACGTCAGGCAGCTCATACAGAGGTCAGGCAGCTCATACAGAGGTCAACCAGCTTATACAGAGGTCCACCAACTTATACAGAGGTCAGGTAGCTTATAGAGAGGTCAGGCAGCTCATACAGATGTCAACCAGCTTATACAGAGTTCAGGCAGCGTATACAGAGGTCAGGCAGCGTATAAAGAGGTCAGGCAGCTCTTACAAGGGTCAGGCAGCTCTTACAAAGGTCAGGCAGCTCATACAGAGGTCAGGCAGCTCTTACAAGGGTCAGGCAGCTCTTACAAAGGTCAGGCAGCTCATACAGAGGTCAGGCAGCTCTTACAGAGGTCATGAGAAATTCCACCAACGTAATAAGACTATTTGGCTCCCTGCCTCGAGCATCATGACTTTGGTTCCGGCCACCTGCTCTCTCCCCCGTCTtgcctccctctccatccaatCAAACACATGACTACTTAAAAAAATCGACACAGTATTCCATGAACATTCCCTCCGGCATCAGAGAGTAGGTATGGAAGTCTTTATGACAGCCGTTCACATCACGGATCACAAGGTTCTTTTATGGGTTTAAACAAATCTCTTTATTTGTTCTTTTAGTAGTCAATAAATCTATAACtgtctttgtttcatcagaaacaaacaaaaaaacattaagcaAAGCTGCTTGGGGCTTAAAAGGACATTAGAAAATCCCTGGAATATTATCAGAGTTCTGTCTATGTGTTAATGACCTAACTGAATCCTTTATCTAATTCTGGTTTGAAACAACACCCCATAACTCAGAACAGTTCCCGTGGGGATCAACTGTAAACACAATGCCTTTGTTCATCCTCACTCTAGGAGTGAATTATGCATCCTTCTTAAAACCTCTCGAAGAGAATGAATACAT is drawn from Esox lucius isolate fEsoLuc1 chromosome 14, fEsoLuc1.pri, whole genome shotgun sequence and contains these coding sequences:
- the LOC105025174 gene encoding ran-binding protein 3-like, with protein sequence MRGNLSPSEDTSGYPSMMPVSDFHAKLPGTAEPTEEVCGAGGAVPCRSPTGNASRGKLLGDGGCAQAGWLKEKNVLAPPMFIFQKNSATMKRRAERWEENSVGISSNKRVRSFTYPNPNNRNRKGSCDSGRRVRSGSLSFPPPLPVSRSNIFMPSNLCNRNSISPNTVCPLNRVRRSLLQPARLVCPEPWNVSSQPHQSEVSNDNSDDCCSVTTDHSSPLASVLHPQTSPQVFRMKGEGSTSDRVQFVFGENMSERVLRPQKSPSSEDSDCSSSDSEASIFESSHEGAGWSSLRESAAAYTASCRRQRVVRLRQVQLLTGEEKESNVVQLSCKLFVLEKRTQSWTERGRGVLRLNDLASGTKGELQSRIVMRHQGSLKVILNTKLWPHTHLRRPARRNLQVTATDMETQAVRVFLIQGSARDVARLYVAIHHRLVALRASEVEAAGGRTRDGHCNSENEEEEEETQQQKREEGLLVTRLRPVACDWVHSKPGLDSW